In Planctomicrobium piriforme, a genomic segment contains:
- the trpC gene encoding indole-3-glycerol phosphate synthase TrpC, which yields MSNVLERIIVQKRLDIAAARQLRSEQELQSAIRHAPAPRDFAGALRARHPMGLIAEVKKASPSAGLIREDFEPVEIARAYADNGAACISVLTDEHFFQGHLSYLEQIRQAVDIPVLRKDFIIEPYQVWEARASGADCILLIAECLNDAQLAELYALAAELGMQALVEVYEPANVDRVLKLNPPMLGVNNRDLRSFVTDLQHTVRLRQQIPADVLVIGESGIHTRQHVEMLASAGVHGILVGESLMRAPDIGAAVCHLLGGAAKPH from the coding sequence ATGTCGAACGTCCTCGAACGCATCATCGTCCAGAAGCGACTCGACATTGCCGCGGCCCGGCAACTTCGTTCCGAACAGGAATTACAGTCGGCGATTCGTCACGCTCCCGCCCCGCGCGATTTCGCGGGAGCGCTGCGTGCCCGACATCCGATGGGGCTCATTGCCGAAGTGAAAAAGGCCTCCCCTTCGGCCGGCCTGATTCGAGAGGACTTTGAGCCGGTCGAGATCGCCCGAGCCTATGCCGACAATGGCGCGGCGTGCATCAGCGTGCTGACCGACGAACACTTCTTTCAGGGGCATCTGTCCTACCTGGAACAGATCCGACAGGCCGTCGACATTCCGGTGCTGCGGAAAGACTTCATCATCGAGCCGTATCAGGTCTGGGAAGCCCGGGCCAGCGGCGCGGACTGCATTCTGCTGATTGCCGAATGCCTGAACGACGCACAACTCGCAGAACTGTATGCCCTCGCCGCGGAGCTGGGGATGCAGGCGCTTGTCGAAGTTTATGAACCGGCCAATGTCGACCGCGTGTTGAAGCTCAACCCGCCGATGCTGGGGGTCAACAATCGCGACCTGCGGTCCTTCGTGACCGACCTGCAACACACCGTCCGGCTGCGACAACAGATTCCTGCCGACGTCCTCGTCATCGGAGAAAGCGGCATCCACACCCGCCAGCATGTGGAAATGCTGGCGAGCGCCGGCGTCCACGGCATTCTGGTGGGGGAATCGCTGATGCGGGCTCCCGACATCGGCGCGGCAGTCTGCCACCTGCTCGGCGGCGCGGCCAAGCCGCATTAG
- a CDS encoding phosphoesterase: protein MTVQQNAVEHVLVVPTLLFHELGYFQGYSTNVQPYLDTLLDPSYVSYRPRNEVEEDPSFKQLIPYCIFRCDGKIFYYTRGKGQGEGRLHSKRSIGIGGHISAEDQSSGSSVYHVAMQREIAEEVILESAFTENCVALINDDQTEVGKVHLGIVHIFDLEAPKVLPREKSIMNTGFEEPAKLAQCRDEFETWSQICFEFLTK from the coding sequence GTGACTGTCCAGCAAAATGCCGTCGAACATGTTCTGGTGGTGCCGACCCTGCTGTTTCATGAGCTGGGTTACTTCCAGGGCTATTCGACGAACGTCCAGCCTTACCTGGACACCCTGCTGGACCCCAGCTACGTCAGCTACCGTCCCCGGAATGAAGTCGAGGAAGATCCCAGCTTCAAGCAGTTGATTCCGTACTGCATTTTTCGCTGCGACGGAAAGATCTTCTATTACACGCGTGGTAAGGGACAGGGGGAAGGGCGTTTGCACAGCAAGCGTTCAATTGGCATCGGAGGACATATTTCCGCCGAAGACCAGTCCTCAGGCAGCTCGGTGTACCACGTTGCCATGCAGCGTGAGATTGCCGAGGAAGTCATTCTCGAATCAGCCTTTACGGAAAATTGCGTGGCCCTGATCAACGACGATCAGACCGAAGTGGGGAAAGTGCATTTGGGAATTGTTCATATTTTTGACCTGGAAGCGCCCAAAGTTCTCCCACGGGAAAAGTCGATCATGAACACAGGATTCGAAGAACCAGCAAAGCTTGCCCAGTGTCGCGACGAGTTCGAGACATGGTCGCAAATCTGCTTCGAATTCCTGACAAAATGA
- a CDS encoding type III secretion system chaperone, translating to MKMFNRMLLVGALAGTGTILAPALPAVAQEQAAAPKVTSDELGQMIAALGLQPTKKESRYDFAFQAQLQDQEWALSMSVSLSQDGSALWVIAWLDELPKASTDVPRAALLRLLAQNDQLGDGKFFAYIPNARRFVMQRSIPNAGLTSAKLRLLLQDLGSSVVETYPIWSTSNWNPTGTPVAPIDTPAASLPNGVPAQSVSNDSKFEQPVRR from the coding sequence ATGAAAATGTTCAACCGCATGCTGCTGGTCGGGGCTCTGGCCGGGACCGGGACCATTCTCGCTCCTGCCCTGCCGGCCGTGGCTCAGGAACAGGCAGCCGCCCCCAAGGTGACGTCCGACGAACTCGGACAGATGATCGCCGCACTGGGCTTGCAGCCGACGAAAAAAGAGTCCCGTTACGACTTCGCTTTTCAGGCGCAGTTGCAGGACCAGGAATGGGCTCTGTCGATGTCCGTCTCACTGAGCCAGGACGGCAGCGCATTGTGGGTCATTGCCTGGCTGGATGAACTGCCGAAAGCCTCGACCGACGTCCCCCGCGCCGCCCTGCTGCGGTTGCTGGCCCAGAACGATCAGCTCGGGGACGGCAAGTTCTTTGCCTACATTCCCAACGCCCGGCGGTTCGTCATGCAGCGCTCGATTCCGAACGCCGGCCTGACTTCCGCCAAGCTCCGCCTGCTGCTGCAGGATCTCGGCAGCAGCGTGGTTGAAACCTACCCGATCTGGAGTACCTCGAACTGGAATCCGACCGGAACGCCGGTCGCCCCGATCGACACTCCGGCCGCATCGCTGCCCAACGGCGTCCCGGCCCAGTCGGTCTCGAACGATTCGAAGTTCGAACAGCCGGTCCGTCGCTAG
- a CDS encoding beta-ketoacyl-ACP synthase III has product MATAADHDLAKATDPGPDRTLFTRRTSSLLGVQIAGTGSYLPDHIVTNDMLNEQYGCDANWIVQRTGILERRHAPPEMATSDMCVEAARRAIRSAGIDPQQIDLLVVGTFTPDYHCPSTACLVQDKLGLDCPAFDTAAACAGFMYALVTASQFVATGNAKCALAIGADLNSRIVNPLDQRTYPLFGDGAGAVLITRGNPHQGLVCYQLGSDGSGGPLLDRPAGGTKHPLSPEMVAAGAHFMRMDGRSVFKWAVRMLTDTIELVLEKSGMTIPDVSVFLLHQANIRIITAAAEQLGIPQEKLFNNLQKYGNTSGASIPIVLDEAIQAGKLERGDTALLCGFGGGLTWGTGLFRW; this is encoded by the coding sequence GTGGCGACAGCTGCTGATCACGATTTGGCAAAAGCGACAGACCCCGGACCTGATCGAACCTTGTTTACGCGCCGGACCAGTTCGTTGCTGGGAGTGCAGATCGCCGGAACCGGCTCGTATCTGCCCGACCACATTGTCACCAACGACATGCTCAACGAGCAGTATGGCTGCGACGCCAACTGGATCGTGCAGCGGACCGGGATTCTCGAGCGTCGACACGCTCCGCCTGAAATGGCAACCAGCGACATGTGCGTCGAAGCCGCACGACGGGCGATCCGCTCGGCCGGCATCGACCCCCAGCAGATCGACCTGCTCGTCGTCGGCACCTTCACTCCCGACTACCATTGCCCCTCCACGGCCTGCTTGGTGCAGGACAAACTCGGCCTCGACTGCCCGGCCTTCGACACGGCCGCCGCCTGCGCCGGCTTCATGTACGCTCTGGTCACCGCTTCGCAGTTTGTCGCAACGGGCAATGCCAAGTGTGCTCTGGCGATTGGCGCGGATCTCAACAGCCGGATCGTGAATCCGCTCGATCAAAGAACTTATCCCCTGTTTGGCGATGGTGCCGGCGCGGTGTTGATCACCCGCGGCAACCCGCACCAGGGTCTGGTCTGCTACCAGCTCGGCTCCGACGGCAGCGGCGGTCCCCTGCTCGACCGACCCGCCGGGGGCACGAAACACCCGCTCTCGCCTGAAATGGTCGCCGCCGGCGCTCACTTCATGCGAATGGATGGCCGCAGCGTTTTCAAATGGGCCGTGCGGATGCTCACCGACACCATCGAACTGGTGCTCGAGAAGAGCGGCATGACGATTCCGGACGTCTCGGTGTTCCTGCTGCACCAGGCGAATATCCGCATCATCACCGCCGCCGCCGAACAGTTGGGGATTCCCCAGGAGAAACTGTTCAACAACCTGCAGAAGTACGGCAACACCTCCGGGGCATCGATCCCGATCGTGCTCGATGAAGCGATTCAGGCCGGCAAGCTCGAACGGGGCGACACCGCCCTGCTCTGCGGCTTCGGCGGCGGCCTCACCTGGGGCACCGGGCTGTTCCGCTGGTAA
- a CDS encoding EamA family transporter gives MNWFSWALLSAFFAGITAILAKVGTASIEPNLAMALRTTVVLVFAWSIVWLIPAPAQAAISSRGILFLVLSGLATGASWLCYFRALHLGKASSVAPVDKLSVVFAIFLAALFLHEPVTWRHWLGAALIVTGSMVIAIK, from the coding sequence ATGAACTGGTTCAGTTGGGCATTGCTCTCCGCGTTTTTCGCAGGCATCACGGCGATTCTCGCCAAGGTGGGAACGGCCTCGATCGAGCCGAACCTGGCGATGGCGCTCCGGACCACTGTGGTGCTGGTCTTCGCCTGGAGCATTGTGTGGCTCATCCCTGCGCCTGCTCAGGCAGCCATCTCCAGCCGGGGCATCCTGTTTCTTGTCCTCTCAGGCCTAGCGACCGGCGCTTCGTGGCTCTGTTATTTTCGAGCACTGCATCTCGGCAAGGCGTCGTCCGTGGCCCCGGTCGACAAACTGAGCGTGGTCTTCGCCATCTTTCTCGCCGCGTTGTTTCTGCACGAGCCGGTCACCTGGCGACACTGGCTCGGCGCCGCATTGATCGTGACAGGCTCGATGGTCATTGCGATCAAGTGA
- a CDS encoding Gfo/Idh/MocA family protein, with the protein MAHAETPKPRIRVGQIGVGHAHATKLSVYRNSPDYEVVGIAEPDPQLRRRAETTAAYRGLPWMTPEELVRTPGLQAVLVETEVRHLLDTAEMCIDAGQHVHLDKPAGTSLPQFERILKNAERQGLMVQLGYMYRYSPGVILLREFLRQGWLGEIFEVDAVMSKVIDPVTRRQLAEFSGGTMFELGGHLVDLVVGILGAPEKVTPLIQHSSPIADDLNDNGLAMLAWPKANATIRSSAQEVDGFRRRHLVVCGTEGTFQIQPLDDPAVILTLAEPRGEYVAGTHTISLPKFHRYVADAADMARIIRGEKPSDFSYEHERIVQRTLLQCSNMPV; encoded by the coding sequence TTGGCTCATGCTGAAACGCCCAAACCGCGGATTCGCGTCGGGCAGATCGGTGTCGGGCACGCACATGCCACGAAGCTGTCGGTTTACCGGAACTCGCCTGATTACGAAGTCGTCGGTATTGCAGAGCCGGACCCCCAACTGCGTCGCCGTGCCGAGACAACGGCGGCCTATCGGGGGCTTCCATGGATGACGCCGGAAGAATTAGTGCGCACGCCCGGCCTGCAGGCGGTGCTGGTCGAAACCGAGGTGCGACACCTGCTCGATACCGCTGAAATGTGTATCGATGCAGGTCAGCATGTGCATCTGGATAAACCGGCCGGCACATCGCTCCCACAGTTCGAACGCATTCTCAAGAACGCCGAACGGCAGGGGCTGATGGTGCAGTTGGGCTACATGTACCGTTACAGCCCCGGCGTGATTCTGCTCCGGGAGTTTCTACGTCAGGGCTGGCTCGGCGAGATCTTCGAAGTCGATGCGGTCATGAGCAAGGTGATCGATCCTGTCACGCGGCGACAACTGGCCGAATTCTCCGGGGGAACGATGTTCGAACTCGGCGGTCATCTCGTCGATCTGGTGGTCGGCATTCTGGGAGCACCGGAGAAAGTGACGCCGCTCATTCAGCATTCGAGTCCGATCGCGGATGACTTGAACGACAACGGGCTGGCGATGCTCGCCTGGCCGAAGGCGAATGCCACGATTCGCTCCAGCGCCCAGGAAGTCGACGGCTTCCGTCGCCGCCATCTGGTGGTCTGCGGCACAGAGGGGACATTTCAGATTCAGCCGCTCGATGATCCCGCTGTCATTCTGACCCTGGCTGAGCCGCGCGGCGAATACGTCGCAGGCACACATACGATCTCACTGCCAAAGTTTCACCGCTATGTCGCCGATGCCGCCGACATGGCGCGGATCATTCGAGGCGAGAAGCCCTCCGATTTTTCTTACGAACATGAACGGATTGTGCAGCGGACGTTGCTGCAATGCAGCAACATGCCTGTCTGA
- a CDS encoding SDR family oxidoreductase has protein sequence MNHTSQAGYLERLFGLHGKTAVVIGGTGVLGGSICDTLAKAGAHVYVAGNNEDSGQMVVDRWHNQATFFRLDASQRPDLEALVGHLKTHGRNCDILVNGAGVNSSTPFLEIGDEEWDRILRINLTAVRIACQVLGGYMLEGNIPGSIINVASLSAITPLSRVFSYSASKAAVLNLTQNLAREWAPRGIRVNALSPGFFPAEQNRKILTKDRVDKIMGHTPMARFGTPDELAGAVLLMASNQAGSFLTGANLVVDGGFSAMTI, from the coding sequence ATGAATCACACATCGCAAGCCGGATACCTGGAACGTCTGTTTGGGCTGCATGGAAAGACGGCCGTGGTCATCGGCGGGACAGGCGTCCTGGGGGGCTCGATTTGCGACACCCTGGCCAAGGCGGGGGCGCATGTCTACGTCGCCGGCAACAATGAAGACTCCGGCCAGATGGTCGTGGACCGCTGGCACAATCAGGCGACCTTTTTCCGGCTCGACGCGAGCCAACGGCCTGACCTGGAAGCCCTGGTCGGGCATCTGAAAACACACGGCCGTAACTGCGATATTCTCGTCAACGGCGCGGGAGTGAACTCCTCGACTCCGTTTCTCGAAATCGGCGATGAAGAATGGGACCGCATTCTCCGCATCAATCTCACCGCGGTCCGGATCGCGTGTCAGGTTCTGGGCGGCTACATGCTGGAAGGGAACATTCCCGGCTCGATCATCAACGTCGCATCGCTGTCGGCGATCACACCTCTCTCTCGCGTGTTCAGCTACTCCGCCAGTAAGGCGGCAGTGTTAAATCTGACGCAGAATCTGGCTCGGGAATGGGCGCCGCGCGGCATCCGGGTGAACGCCCTGTCGCCAGGATTCTTTCCGGCTGAGCAGAATCGCAAGATCCTCACCAAAGACCGGGTCGACAAGATCATGGGGCACACCCCGATGGCCCGTTTCGGAACGCCGGACGAGCTGGCCGGGGCCGTGCTGCTGATGGCCTCGAATCAGGCCGGCAGCTTTCTGACTGGGGCCAACCTCGTGGTCGACGGCGGCTTCTCGGCGATGACGATCTGA
- a CDS encoding CheR family methyltransferase translates to MNRTHTEHCDFYVAGVGASAGGLEALEEFFRHLPEVTGAAYVVIQHLSPDFESHMPELLGRYTKIPIHLAAEGMEVHPDNIYLIPPKKELIIQEGRLRLTDKDPKSSFTLPIDRFFRSLAQEAGRFSIGIILSGSGSDGSRGIQEIHEAGGLVLVQSEETSKFAGMPQSAISTKVADVILPPQSMPAVLTHYIEYALSREQLAEQHVEISADGGVQQILRLLRDQFDLDFNFYKPQTVLRRIQRRVAILKYADIDEYARELAQNPDLVGELYRDLLIGVTRFFRDKEAFDVLENQVIPNLVEEAKKGEEIRCWVAGCATGEEVYSIAMLLHEALEQANQPVSVKIFATDVHPDSLEFASRGVYPDTAVEDVSAIRKQRYFHKRRDGYHIVQAIRQMVVFATHNVLTDAPFTRMDLVTCRNLLIYFQPAGQKTALSLFHFGLKPSGFLFLGASETIGGLSDDFENIDKRWKIYRKRSSSHLTPPYRRVGPSNPTTTSTRHLSPTAHLPRRGVGENKLFTAYDRLLSRYLPVAFLIDEHGVLLHTFGDGGRFLRVPTGRHSAQLVEMVHDELRPIVSGAIQQSVREGKPGMYSGLKLASGKAQTTYRLKVDPLVDSSGRFEHMLVALEAEAKPEESTGPATAAPLTVTSYDRLLTLEKELRSTQDNLQATIEELETSNEELQATNEEMVASNEELQSTNEELHSVNEELYTVNAEYQKKIVELQEVNEDLDNLVSNSELAVLFLDTDMSIRKFTPQMAQVFHLVNRDIGRPILSFAHQISNTDLRADLQRAIDDNTTVERQVADRFGTPYLLRIVPYRSSVKSSGLVMTLVDISALKAQEEISRKWAAIAESTGDAIIGHDLNGIVFSWNSAAERLYGYSAGEAIGQPVQQLIVPENRLGELDGAIDALRSGAAGRTLETLRRTKAGQVIDVAINLSPIREADRRISGISVIDRDISERRRQERQLAADHAVTQVLADCTTLDQAIPRLLDVLCETLGARVAEFWQQEAPGDELECRKIHAGDFKGKLRLWRSAVTQMKAAPGQELPGITWQSPRAKYFDLREDKQFTDLRGDAAGEAVSCAIGFPLPGMHDPLGVILLYFPEALGEPQDLLGTLSALGQEIGQFAQWADNEEKLRRLAEILERTEDFVATCDMEQRIQTLNPAAKRILGLADDHEVTGRRLQEFQPEWAGERILREGLPGALKHGVWVGETAFLTANHEEIPVSQMLLVHRDAQGSLRYLSTIARNLIEQKQSERELQEARASAEAASAAKSIFLANMSHEVRTPMTAVIGLTELLLDAEQDGNRRHMLEMIQENGQFLTEILNDILDLSKIEAGRLNVDVVDCSIVDVLQEIQPLMEIRSRREGLELRVDYATPIPRRIFTDPIRARQILSNLISNAIKFTEAGKVDVRVEYLPGTSAGRLQVHVRDTGCGIPLEVQEAIFEPFSQVDGKLERRAKGTGLGLSISRRLAEILGGKLSVESTAGEGSTFTLELPTPPEHAVDLVNPDEIVPAITPVFAANGGDGSDHRLQGRRILVAEDTRTNQFLIRRLLEHHGAHVDIVEDGSKAVAVEQTAREDQQPFDIVLMDMHMPQMNGYEASSAIRTAGYRGPIIALTASAMRGDRERCLEAGCTSYATKPIDRTALVNEMVRLLDGSTPAADGAPSYPS, encoded by the coding sequence ATGAACCGCACACACACCGAGCACTGCGATTTTTACGTTGCTGGCGTCGGCGCGTCGGCGGGCGGGCTCGAAGCGTTGGAAGAATTCTTCCGTCACCTGCCCGAAGTGACCGGCGCAGCCTATGTGGTGATCCAGCATCTCTCCCCGGACTTCGAAAGCCATATGCCCGAGTTGCTGGGCCGGTACACGAAGATCCCGATTCATCTGGCGGCGGAAGGGATGGAGGTCCATCCAGATAACATCTATCTCATTCCGCCGAAGAAGGAATTGATCATCCAGGAAGGGCGACTGCGGCTGACAGATAAAGATCCGAAGTCGTCGTTCACGCTTCCGATCGATCGGTTCTTTCGTTCACTCGCCCAGGAGGCCGGACGGTTCTCGATCGGGATCATTCTGTCGGGTTCCGGCAGCGACGGCTCGCGCGGGATCCAGGAGATCCATGAAGCGGGCGGACTCGTTCTGGTGCAGAGCGAAGAGACGTCCAAATTCGCAGGAATGCCGCAGAGTGCGATCAGCACAAAAGTCGCCGATGTCATCCTGCCTCCGCAATCCATGCCAGCTGTGCTGACGCATTACATTGAATACGCGCTTTCACGCGAGCAACTGGCCGAACAGCACGTTGAAATCTCGGCAGATGGAGGAGTGCAACAGATCCTCCGTTTACTCCGGGATCAGTTCGACCTCGATTTCAATTTCTACAAACCGCAAACGGTGCTGCGCCGGATTCAGCGCCGCGTCGCCATTTTGAAGTATGCCGACATCGACGAGTACGCCCGCGAATTGGCGCAGAACCCCGATCTGGTGGGAGAACTCTACCGCGACCTGTTGATTGGGGTGACTCGATTCTTCCGCGATAAAGAAGCGTTCGACGTTCTCGAAAACCAAGTGATTCCCAACCTCGTTGAAGAGGCCAAAAAGGGAGAAGAGATCCGTTGCTGGGTGGCCGGCTGCGCGACGGGGGAAGAGGTCTATTCCATTGCCATGCTGCTGCATGAAGCATTGGAACAGGCCAATCAACCGGTCAGCGTGAAGATCTTTGCCACGGACGTGCATCCGGATTCTTTGGAATTTGCAAGCCGCGGCGTTTATCCCGACACGGCCGTCGAAGACGTCTCGGCCATCCGCAAGCAGCGCTACTTTCATAAACGCCGCGACGGCTATCACATCGTGCAGGCGATCCGCCAGATGGTGGTCTTCGCCACGCACAATGTTTTGACTGACGCGCCGTTCACACGGATGGATCTGGTCACTTGTCGGAACCTGTTGATCTACTTTCAGCCGGCAGGTCAGAAGACGGCTTTGTCGCTGTTTCACTTCGGACTCAAACCGTCGGGATTTCTGTTTCTCGGCGCGAGCGAAACCATCGGCGGGCTCTCCGATGATTTCGAGAACATCGACAAACGCTGGAAGATTTATCGGAAGCGGTCGTCGTCGCATCTGACGCCACCGTATCGCCGCGTCGGTCCCTCGAATCCGACCACAACGAGTACGCGACACCTGTCACCGACGGCTCATCTGCCGCGACGCGGTGTGGGCGAGAACAAGCTGTTCACCGCCTATGACCGACTCTTGTCGCGGTACCTGCCAGTCGCATTTCTGATCGACGAACATGGGGTACTGCTGCATACGTTTGGAGACGGGGGACGCTTTCTCCGCGTCCCCACAGGCCGGCACTCGGCGCAGCTGGTTGAAATGGTGCACGACGAGCTGCGACCCATCGTCTCCGGGGCGATTCAGCAATCGGTTCGCGAAGGCAAGCCCGGCATGTACTCCGGCCTGAAGCTGGCTTCCGGCAAAGCCCAAACCACCTATCGTCTGAAAGTCGACCCGTTGGTCGACAGCAGCGGGCGGTTTGAGCACATGCTCGTTGCTCTCGAAGCGGAAGCGAAGCCGGAAGAGTCGACCGGGCCGGCCACCGCCGCGCCGTTGACGGTCACCTCCTACGACCGGCTGCTGACACTCGAAAAAGAACTCCGTTCCACGCAGGACAACCTGCAGGCGACGATTGAGGAACTGGAAACCTCGAACGAAGAACTGCAGGCGACCAACGAAGAGATGGTCGCCTCGAACGAAGAGCTGCAAAGCACCAACGAGGAGCTGCATTCGGTCAACGAAGAGCTCTACACCGTCAATGCGGAGTACCAGAAGAAGATCGTTGAACTGCAGGAGGTCAACGAGGATCTCGATAACCTCGTTTCCAACAGCGAGCTGGCGGTGTTGTTTCTCGACACCGACATGAGCATCCGCAAGTTCACGCCGCAGATGGCCCAGGTGTTTCACCTCGTCAACCGCGATATCGGGCGACCGATTCTGTCGTTCGCACATCAGATTTCGAACACGGACCTGCGAGCGGATCTGCAACGCGCAATTGACGACAACACGACCGTCGAACGTCAAGTCGCGGATCGCTTTGGCACTCCGTATCTGTTGCGAATCGTGCCGTATCGCTCTTCTGTGAAGAGCAGCGGTCTGGTGATGACGCTGGTCGACATCAGCGCGCTCAAGGCGCAGGAAGAGATCTCCCGCAAGTGGGCGGCGATCGCGGAGTCGACGGGCGACGCCATCATCGGGCACGATCTCAACGGAATCGTGTTCTCCTGGAACTCTGCCGCGGAGCGTCTGTACGGATATTCCGCCGGGGAAGCCATCGGGCAGCCTGTGCAGCAGCTCATCGTGCCTGAGAACCGGTTAGGGGAACTGGATGGTGCGATCGATGCCCTGCGGAGTGGCGCTGCAGGCCGCACGCTGGAAACGTTGCGACGGACCAAGGCAGGTCAGGTAATCGATGTCGCCATCAACCTGTCGCCGATTCGCGAAGCAGACCGTCGCATTTCCGGGATCTCGGTGATTGACCGGGATATTTCAGAACGCCGTCGGCAGGAACGCCAACTGGCAGCCGATCATGCCGTCACTCAGGTTCTCGCCGACTGCACGACTCTCGATCAGGCGATTCCTCGACTCCTGGATGTGTTGTGCGAAACGCTCGGCGCGCGCGTCGCGGAATTCTGGCAGCAGGAAGCCCCGGGCGACGAGCTTGAATGCCGGAAGATTCACGCCGGTGATTTCAAAGGGAAGCTGCGTCTGTGGCGGAGTGCCGTGACGCAAATGAAGGCGGCTCCGGGCCAGGAGTTGCCCGGCATTACCTGGCAATCGCCAAGAGCGAAGTACTTCGACTTGCGTGAGGACAAACAGTTCACCGATTTGCGTGGAGATGCGGCGGGAGAAGCGGTGTCGTGTGCCATCGGTTTCCCGTTGCCAGGCATGCACGATCCGCTGGGGGTTATCCTGCTGTACTTCCCGGAGGCGTTGGGAGAGCCGCAAGACCTGCTGGGAACTCTTTCGGCACTTGGACAGGAGATCGGTCAGTTTGCCCAATGGGCCGACAACGAAGAGAAGCTGCGACGACTGGCCGAAATTCTCGAAAGAACCGAAGACTTCGTTGCGACCTGCGATATGGAACAGCGGATTCAGACGCTCAACCCGGCCGCCAAGCGGATCCTCGGACTCGCGGACGATCACGAAGTGACGGGTCGGCGGCTGCAGGAATTCCAGCCGGAATGGGCGGGAGAGCGCATTCTCCGCGAAGGATTGCCGGGGGCCCTTAAGCATGGAGTCTGGGTGGGCGAAACGGCCTTCCTGACCGCCAATCATGAAGAGATCCCCGTCTCGCAGATGCTCTTGGTCCACCGCGATGCCCAGGGTTCGCTACGGTACTTGTCGACGATCGCGCGAAATCTGATCGAACAAAAACAGTCGGAGCGGGAACTGCAGGAAGCCCGTGCGTCAGCGGAAGCAGCCAGCGCTGCCAAGAGTATCTTCCTCGCCAACATGAGCCACGAAGTGCGGACGCCAATGACGGCCGTGATCGGACTGACAGAACTTCTGCTCGATGCGGAACAGGACGGTAATCGTCGGCACATGCTGGAGATGATTCAGGAGAACGGACAGTTCCTGACCGAAATTCTGAACGACATCCTGGACCTGTCGAAGATCGAAGCAGGCCGTTTGAATGTCGACGTCGTCGATTGCTCCATCGTCGATGTCCTCCAGGAAATTCAGCCGCTGATGGAAATCCGTTCGCGTCGGGAAGGGCTGGAGCTGCGGGTCGATTACGCCACGCCCATCCCTCGCCGCATCTTTACCGATCCGATTCGGGCCCGGCAGATTCTCTCGAACCTGATTTCGAATGCGATCAAGTTCACGGAGGCGGGCAAAGTGGACGTGCGAGTCGAATATCTCCCCGGCACGTCTGCGGGACGGCTGCAGGTGCATGTGCGCGACACCGGTTGCGGGATTCCCCTGGAAGTACAAGAGGCGATCTTCGAACCGTTCTCTCAGGTGGACGGCAAACTCGAACGTCGGGCGAAAGGGACCGGACTGGGGCTCTCGATCAGCCGCCGTCTCGCAGAAATTCTGGGAGGCAAACTGAGCGTCGAAAGCACCGCCGGCGAGGGGAGCACATTTACCCTCGAACTCCCAACGCCGCCTGAGCATGCGGTCGATCTGGTCAACCCGGACGAAATTGTCCCGGCGATCACGCCTGTCTTCGCGGCCAACGGCGGAGACGGCAGCGACCACCGTTTACAGGGGCGCCGCATTCTCGTGGCGGAAGATACTCGGACCAATCAGTTCCTCATTCGACGCCTGCTGGAGCATCACGGCGCCCATGTGGATATCGTCGAAGACGGCAGCAAGGCGGTGGCCGTGGAGCAAACAGCCCGTGAGGATCAGCAGCCATTCGATATCGTGCTGATGGACATGCACATGCCGCAGATGAACGGCTACGAAGCCTCTTCAGCGATCCGCACTGCAGGATATCGCGGGCCGATCATTGCCCTCACCGCGAGTGCCATGCGGGGAGACCGCGAACGGTGCCTGGAGGCAGGTTGCACCTCGTACGCCACGAAGCCGATTGACCGGACTGCCCTCGTCAATGAGATGGTGCGGCTGCTCGATGGTTCGACGCCTGCCGCAGATGGCGCGCCGTCATATCCATCCTGA